The Maylandia zebra isolate NMK-2024a linkage group LG4, Mzebra_GT3a, whole genome shotgun sequence genome includes a window with the following:
- the LOC101466623 gene encoding uncharacterized protein LOC101466623, which produces MDLDSELKEIATEMKHLSLKRVQLKERKNILCIFQELRNRAEFGQTEEAVSTQKEIESIDEKLKELNEKQSELQKNYDNMLNAAKNKQHKKVVSFTDKENIDSAAPPSPPPGSNIVYVVAPPTIPAPEVVLELDKLPAAPCRTQCPECRQFITTETFSSVSSVTWLVCIMTALVGCVAGCCLIPFCMDRFKSTNHRCPKCRTLITTIKKL; this is translated from the exons AGGGTACAactgaaggagaggaaaaacATTCTGTGCATATTTCAAGAGTTGAGGAATCGAGCTGAGTTTGGACAAACAG AGGAAGCAGTCTCTACTCAGAAGGAGATTGAGAGCATCGATGAGAAACTGAAGGAACTGAATGAAAAACAGTCCGAGCTCCAGAAAAATTACGACAACATGCTCAATGCcgccaaaaacaaacagcacaagAAAG TGGTCAGTTTCACAGACAAAGAGAATATAGATTCTGctgctcctccttctcctcctcctggctCTAATATTGTCTATGTTGTGGCTCCGCCTACTATCCCAG CCCCTGAAGTGGTTCTGGAGCTGGACAAGCTCCCGGCAGCTCCGTGCAGGACACAGTGCCCAGAGTGTCGGCAGTTCATCACGACAGAGACGTTCTCCTCTGTCAGCAGTGTGACATGGCTGGTGTGCATCATGACAGCTTTAGTAGG CTGTGTGGCTGGTTGCTGCCTCATCCCCTTTTGCATGGATAGGTTCAAGTCCACCAACCACAGATGTCCTAAGTGTCGAACATTAATCACAACTATTAAAAAGCTCTGA
- the mrtfbb gene encoding myocardin-related transcription factor B, with protein MGLQTWPPIELQLFPMACLDVETPSICRGKFKSVLQLCLQQRRTREQLVDQGIMPPLKAPAAFHEQIRSLERARTGTFLKHKLCSRPGRSELVRMHILQETHAEPSLQATQMKLKRARLTDDLNEKIAQRPGPMELVEKNILPVDPGVEEVNNGGSKVDRAKTPDTSDVYNFDEDSSDAFSPQRPASQHSPSSTSASPRESEEATLMLKTTIQHSPPPSSQSASDLNNPMPTGEQQSNLQSTQPQPVTTVVTCVTPGPVLVKQSLAKPPAEKSRSKKSKEPKPRVKKLKYHQYIPPDQKQELNDVPMDSAYARLLQQQQQFLQLQILNQQKQQQQQYNYQASKLNRPTTEVQTSCSNIAFSGNAASAPLQLHHMNRKPDHLPANLDEMKVAELKMELKLRSLPVSGTKTELIERLKLYQENSSIQTAAPIDAAISQSETPKLTPPVSPIASRVSNLGIEDNSTADSPTKLLSDAPAHHAPCMSSPQSAPHEECPMDTKSHEQDSEKDKRLHEKERQIKELMRKLEQEQRLVEELKMQLEVEKRSQQGDSPSQLSPLLPVQVKEERRSPSNCTASCSSPGLPVLVKQEEPADQSHVASQNQFILGHQTITQSESRQPAQAGAQILLPASLPASAATIQLPTKGIALHTGLIQASGSVPQKTEASAAIHQQCSTQTQPLAKTWRINTAAQNFLNTFPVSGCTAGASSGQALPKGPTNKPPCSSQSPNSLILQHPKFTNHVSKCKDPPRYEDAVKQKHSMLTAVQGPTAASQEMDDLFDVLLESGEISPYITQDPPNLDKLLVVTASVTTLPINTALSRPPPLVQVAKPPACVTSDSRLETLLEGALLPDTEPQKLKLMDELHAPGDTMEVDFNDNMSTSALNMDNMDWLDLTLSVPAEEGHSLDVSVPVGVFSSDFLDSSELHLNWD; from the exons ATGGGACTCCAGACCTGGCCACCAATCGAACTACAACTTTTCCCTATGGCGTGCCTTGACGTGGAGACCCCTTCCATCTGCAGGGGTAAATTCAAATCAG TCCTGCAGCTCTGTCTGCAGCAGAGGAGAACTCGGGAGCAACTTGTGGACCAAGGCATCATGCCGC CCCTAAAAGCACCTGCTGCCTTCCATGAGCAGATTCGCAGCCTGGAGAGAGCCAGG ACTGGGACCTTCCTGAAGCACAAACTCTGCAGCCGACCCGGACGTTCTGAGCTGGTCCGCATGCACATCCTACAAG AGACACATGCAGAGCCCTCCCTGCAGGCCACACAAATGAAGCTGAAGAGGGCCAGACTGACTGATGATCTCAATGAGAAGATCGCCCAGAGGCCCGGACCCATGGAGCTGGTGGAGAAGAACATCCTGCCTGTGGACCCCGGTGTTGAGGAGGTTAATAATG GTGGTAGCAAGGTGGATCGTGCGAAGACACCTGACACTTCGGACGTGTACAACTTTGATGAGGACAGCAGCGATGCCTTTTCACCGCAACGTCCTGCAAGCCAACACTCTCCCAGCTCTACATCGGCCTCGCCGCGGGAGTCTGAAGAAGCCACTCTTATGTTAAAAACGACCATACAG CACTCCCCGCCACCCAGCTCACAGTCTGCATCAGATTTAAACAACCCTATGCCCACCGGTGAGCAACAAAGCAACCTACAATCAACTCAACCTCAACCTGTCACCACTGTCGTCACCTGTGTTACACCGGGGCCAGTTCTTGTGAAG CAAAGCTTGGCTAAGCCTCCTGCTGAAAAAAGCCGCAGCAAAAAGAGCAAAGAGCCCAAACCACGAGTGAAGAAGTTGAAGTACCATCAGTATATTCCCCCGGACCAGAAACAAGAGCTTAATGACGTGCCAATGGACTCTGCTTACGCCCGCCTcctgcagcaacagcagcagttcTTGCAGCTCCAGATCCTAAACCAGCagaagcagcaacagcagcagtacAATTACCAGGCCTCCAAGCTCAA CAGACCAACAACTGAGGTACAAACCAGCTGTTCTAACATTGCTTTTAGTGGAAACGCTGCGTCTGCCCCTTTGCAGCTCCACCACATGAACCGCAAGCCGGATCACTTACCAGCTAATCTGGACGAGATGAAG GTAGCTGAGCTGAAAATGGAATTAAAACTCAGATCTTTGCCTGTTTCTGGGACCAAGACTGAGCTGATCGAGAGGCTAAAGCTGTATCAGGAGAACTCTAGCATCCAGACTGCTGCTCCCATCGATGCAGCAATCTCACAGTCAGAAACTCCTAAATTAACCCCACCAGTGTCCCCTATTGCTTCTAGAGTCTCTAATCTGGGCATAGAAGATAATAGTACAGCAGACAGTCCAACAAAACTGCTTTCAGATGCTCCAGCCCATCATGCTCCCTGCATGAGCTCCCCACAGAGTGCGCCACATGAGGAGTGTCCCATGGACACAAAATCCCACGAGCAGGACTCTGAAAAGGACAAACGGCTACATGAAAAGGAGCGTCAGATTAAGGAACTAATGaggaagctggagcaggagCAGAGGCTGGTGGAGGAACTGAAGATGCAATTGGAGGTGGAGAAAAGGAGTCAACAGGGAGACTCTCCATCTCAGCTCAGTCCTCTGCTTCCTGTGCAGGTCAAAGAGGAACGCAGGAGTCCGTCAAACTGCACTGCATCCTGCAGCTCTCCTGGTCTGCCAGTACTGGTCAAACAGGAAGAGCCTGCAGATCAGAGCCACGTAGCCAGTCAAAATCAATTCATTCTCGGTCACCAGACCATCACACAGTCTGAATCCCGTCAGCCTGCGCAGGCCGGAGCTCAGATCCTACTGCCCGCATCCCTTCCTGCCTCAGCAGCCACTATCCAGCTCCCCACCAAAGGCATTGCATTACACACAGGCCTTATCCAGGCTTCTGGATCGGTGCCACAGAAAACAGAGGCCTCAGCAGCAATACATCAGCAATGCAGTACTCAAACCCAGCCACTGGCAAAG ACGTGGAGGATTAATACCGCGGCACAGAACTTTCTCAATACATTCCCAGTGAGTGGATGCACTGCAGGAGCTTCTTCAGGCCAGGCTCTTCCCAAAGGACCTACAAATAAG CCTCCCTGTTCCAGCCAGTCTCCAAACAGTTTGATCTTGCAGCATCCAAAATTCACGAACCACGTGTCAAAGTGTAAAGACCCACCGCGCTATGAGGATGCCGttaaacagaaacacagcatgttaacagCTGTTCAG GGTCCCACTGCGGCCAGCCAGGAGATGGATGACCTGTTTGACGTGTTGCTGGAGAGTGGTG agaTCTCCCCCTATATTACACAGGATCCTCCCAACCTGGATAAGCTTCTTGTGGTGACAGCTAGTGTAACCACCCTTCCCATCAACACAGCTTTATCCCGCCCTCCACCCTTAGTCCAGGTAGCAAAGCCGCCTGCGTGCGTGACCTCCGACTCCCGGCTGGAAACCCTCCTGGAGGGCGCACTGCTCCCTGACACAGAACCACAAAAACTGAAGCTGATGGATGAGTTACATGCACCTGGGGACACCATGGAAGTGGATTTTAATGACAACATGTCCACCTCTGCTCTCAACATGGACAACATGGATTGGCTGGATCTCACTCTGTCTGTGCCAGCAGAGGAGGGTCACTCTTTGGATGTGTCGGTGCCAGTAGGCGTCTTCTCGTCTGACTTCCTGGACTCTAGTGAACTGCACTTGAACTGGGACTGA